One region of Limnospira fusiformis SAG 85.79 genomic DNA includes:
- a CDS encoding EAL domain-containing protein, with the protein MDDFGTGYSSLGYLHRFPIDTLKIDRSFVNQMQPGSRNHQVVQTIVALSNQLGNGAIAEGIETREVLEYLQELVAPLVRAIYFLGPYLHQILRRIF; encoded by the coding sequence TTGGATGATTTTGGTACAGGTTACTCTTCTTTAGGCTACTTGCACCGTTTCCCCATTGACACTTTAAAGATAGATAGATCTTTTGTGAACCAAATGCAGCCAGGAAGTCGGAATCATCAGGTAGTGCAAACGATTGTAGCATTGAGTAATCAATTGGGTAATGGTGCGATCGCCGAAGGTATCGAAACAAGGGAGGTGTTAGAGTATCTTCAGGAGCTAGTAGCTCCTTTGGTCAGGGCTATCTATTTTCTAGGCCCCTACCTGCATCAGATATTGAGGCGAATATTTTAA
- a CDS encoding pentapeptide repeat-containing protein: MNKTRLLGISVLLMSAWSAKPLMAQFNTTDPNAFLRGEYSSCQGCNLQGADMSNQSHRNAQLRQANLTNTNLSDADFTGAFFTCSNLSNSNLSGGNFNFANFVDANLSGVDLSNADLSRADLSGAIIDSRTNLDGANLDGARLGDAATIYSPGMNVRTIERSTHTESQRVQCNNR, encoded by the coding sequence ATGAACAAAACTAGACTGTTAGGGATTTCGGTTCTGTTAATGTCTGCTTGGAGTGCTAAACCACTGATGGCTCAGTTTAACACTACGGATCCGAATGCGTTTTTGAGGGGCGAGTATTCTTCTTGTCAGGGTTGCAATCTACAAGGGGCGGATATGAGTAATCAGTCTCACCGCAACGCGCAATTACGACAGGCTAATCTGACTAATACTAATCTGAGTGATGCGGACTTCACGGGTGCTTTTTTCACCTGTAGCAATTTGAGTAATTCTAATTTATCGGGGGGAAACTTTAATTTTGCCAATTTTGTTGATGCTAACCTGAGTGGGGTTGATTTGAGTAATGCTGATTTAAGTCGTGCTGACTTGAGTGGGGCTATCATCGACAGCAGAACTAATCTGGATGGGGCTAATTTAGATGGTGCGAGACTTGGGGATGCTGCTACCATCTATAGCCCAGGAATGAATGTGAGGACTATTGAACGTAGCACCCATACAGAAAGTCAGCGAGTCCAGTGCAATAATCGATGA
- a CDS encoding glycosyltransferase family 2 protein — MTSGFIYQSIKRYFRVIKRPNTPTLWAFGVMGCFSAIAWGWVSDQPLIRDFFQLLYFQQKNPPIWLQLPYIPSSYLWLPTILLSAIAFIITKIYPKPTARSRAIIVAIILALTIRYLLWRSLSTLNLSDPLNGLFSLTLMGLEIYIIGANIIQVYLIVNSTDRSSQADQLQQSVIQRKFTPTVDILIPTYNEPLFILRRTVIGCQALDYHPQKVYLLDDTNRPQVKQLAQELGCHYLTRPNNLHAKAGNLNHALKFTNGELITVFDADFIPTKNFLTRTVGFFQNPNTALVQTPQTFYNPDPVSRNLGLENIITPEEEVFYRHIQPLKDGAGSVVCAGTSFVVRRTALQAIGGFVTESISEDYFTGITLASKGYKLIYLNEKLSAGLAAQSITDHLNQRMRWARGTLQAFFINSNPLTIPGLTLRQRLAHLEGLLHWFTSISRIFILLMPLAYRFLGVIPIKASIGDFIYFFMPYYLVSLLAFAWLNQKSRSAFLSEIYAIFQSFPMALTVIQVMINPFKGGFKVTPKGKKQQKFTCSWKLASPIILLLIATMVSLFWNYPLLASNVDNYPGFNLGIIWSIYNLVVLSVSLLIVIDAPLPDIYDWFQLRRSVKLQISDQVLWGITRHISEVGAEIMITEPAAASILHQNNGEKSEFLPLQMEIIDVQLNLGGRITDTQWVGEFPTIRVEFEALTVSQHRQLVEMLFCRPGQWQNLSTPGELRSLWLLLRVLLKPKLIFDRKPRITAIAVHQH; from the coding sequence ATGACATCAGGGTTTATTTATCAGTCTATTAAACGCTATTTCCGAGTTATTAAACGCCCCAATACGCCTACTTTGTGGGCGTTTGGTGTGATGGGCTGTTTCAGTGCGATCGCTTGGGGTTGGGTGTCTGACCAGCCGCTAATCAGGGATTTTTTTCAGCTACTATATTTCCAGCAAAAAAATCCACCGATATGGTTGCAATTGCCGTATATTCCGAGTAGTTATTTATGGTTGCCCACCATTTTATTAAGTGCGATCGCCTTCATTATTACCAAGATTTACCCTAAACCAACAGCCAGATCAAGGGCGATAATTGTCGCCATAATTTTAGCATTAACTATCCGTTATCTACTATGGCGATCGCTCTCTACCCTCAACCTCAGCGACCCCCTAAATGGTTTATTTAGCCTCACTCTAATGGGTCTCGAAATTTACATTATTGGTGCCAACATAATTCAAGTTTACTTAATTGTAAATAGCACCGATAGAAGCAGCCAAGCCGACCAACTCCAACAGTCAGTTATTCAACGAAAATTCACCCCAACCGTTGATATTTTAATCCCCACCTACAACGAACCCTTATTTATTCTTAGGCGCACAGTTATCGGCTGTCAAGCCTTAGACTATCACCCCCAAAAAGTCTACCTTTTAGATGACACAAACCGCCCCCAAGTCAAACAATTAGCCCAAGAATTAGGCTGTCATTATCTCACCAGACCTAATAACCTTCACGCCAAAGCTGGGAACCTTAACCATGCTTTGAAATTCACAAATGGCGAATTAATTACAGTATTCGATGCCGATTTTATTCCCACCAAAAATTTCTTAACTAGAACAGTAGGATTTTTTCAGAACCCTAACACCGCCTTAGTTCAAACCCCCCAAACCTTTTACAACCCCGACCCAGTATCCCGCAATTTAGGATTAGAAAATATCATTACTCCCGAAGAAGAAGTATTTTATAGACATATACAACCCCTAAAAGATGGTGCGGGTAGTGTAGTTTGTGCGGGGACATCATTTGTAGTTAGACGCACAGCATTACAAGCCATTGGCGGGTTTGTTACCGAGTCAATTAGTGAAGACTATTTTACCGGAATTACCCTAGCCAGCAAGGGATACAAACTCATTTATTTAAATGAGAAATTAAGCGCAGGTTTAGCCGCACAAAGTATCACCGACCACCTTAATCAAAGAATGCGTTGGGCGCGCGGTACATTACAAGCCTTTTTTATCAACTCTAATCCTTTAACCATACCCGGTTTAACCCTCAGACAAAGATTAGCACATTTAGAAGGGTTGCTACATTGGTTTACTAGCATTTCCCGGATTTTTATCCTGTTAATGCCTTTGGCTTATCGGTTTTTAGGTGTCATTCCTATCAAAGCTAGTATCGGCGATTTTATTTACTTTTTCATGCCTTATTATCTGGTGTCTCTCCTGGCTTTTGCTTGGTTAAACCAAAAATCTCGGTCAGCCTTCCTGTCAGAAATTTATGCCATTTTCCAATCTTTCCCCATGGCATTAACTGTAATTCAAGTAATGATTAACCCTTTTAAAGGTGGCTTTAAAGTTACTCCCAAAGGCAAAAAACAGCAAAAATTTACCTGTTCCTGGAAATTGGCATCACCTATTATATTGCTATTAATAGCCACAATGGTCAGCCTATTCTGGAATTATCCACTCTTAGCATCAAATGTTGATAATTACCCCGGATTTAATTTGGGTATCATCTGGAGTATTTATAACTTAGTAGTTTTAAGTGTTTCTCTCCTAATTGTCATAGATGCACCACTACCAGATATCTATGACTGGTTCCAATTGCGTCGGTCTGTCAAACTCCAGATTTCTGACCAAGTGCTATGGGGAATAACTCGTCATATTTCCGAAGTCGGCGCAGAAATTATGATAACAGAACCCGCCGCCGCCTCTATCCTTCATCAAAACAATGGCGAAAAATCGGAATTTTTGCCTTTACAAATGGAAATTATTGATGTACAATTAAACTTAGGGGGGAGGATTACTGATACTCAATGGGTCGGTGAATTTCCCACTATTCGGGTTGAGTTTGAAGCCTTGACAGTATCGCAACATCGACAACTGGTGGAAATGCTGTTCTGTCGTCCCGGACAATGGCAGAATTTGTCAACTCCCGGAGAATTGCGATCGCTATGGTTATTGTTGAGGGTCTTACTCAAACCCAAGTTGATATTTGACCGGAAACCACGCATAACAGCGATCGCAGTTCATCAACATTAA
- the hemW gene encoding radical SAM family heme chaperone HemW, translating to MLNESCINTETPTAAYVHIPFCRRRCYYCDFAVSVVGDRRHGENSGMMEEYVDFLRSEILNQRHFGPPLKTVFFGGGTPSLLSVQQFDRLIKTISDNLGIASDAEISVEMDPGTFDLGKLQGFVAAGANRVSVGVQAFQDDLLRLCGRSHTVADIWRAIDLINQVGVVNFSIDLISGLPHQTPEMMQESLDQVLSINPAHVSHYDLIVEPQTAFGRYYKPGEFPLPDDQTTANLYRQAQKCLTSRFKHYEISNYARPGFECRHNLVYWHNQPYYGFGMGAASYVGGYRLTRPRTRDRYYQWLQSSGGVSESLQVFHSADLAPAPTEAIAIILGSDILLETLMLGLRLASGVDLVRLQQQFGQEAVSQITDILKPLGDRGWVEVVSTQEEPDQPATPHLRLTDPEGFLFSNTILAELFGHLQLSETSTAIGTSAV from the coding sequence ATGCTAAATGAATCTTGTATAAATACTGAAACCCCCACTGCGGCTTATGTACATATTCCCTTTTGTCGTCGCCGCTGTTACTACTGCGATTTTGCCGTGTCTGTGGTAGGCGATCGCCGCCATGGGGAAAATTCTGGGATGATGGAGGAGTATGTAGATTTTCTGCGATCGGAAATTCTCAATCAAAGGCATTTCGGACCGCCACTGAAAACGGTGTTTTTTGGCGGGGGGACTCCCTCTCTGTTATCGGTTCAGCAGTTCGATCGCCTCATCAAAACCATTAGCGATAACTTGGGAATTGCGAGTGATGCTGAGATCTCCGTGGAAATGGACCCTGGGACTTTTGATTTAGGGAAATTACAGGGATTTGTGGCGGCGGGGGCCAATCGGGTGAGTGTGGGTGTACAAGCGTTTCAGGATGATTTATTAAGGCTTTGTGGTCGATCGCATACTGTGGCGGATATTTGGAGGGCGATCGATTTAATTAATCAAGTGGGTGTTGTGAACTTCAGTATTGATCTGATTTCTGGTTTACCCCATCAAACCCCAGAAATGATGCAAGAATCCCTAGATCAGGTTTTGAGCATTAATCCTGCTCATGTTTCCCATTATGATCTGATTGTGGAACCTCAAACCGCTTTTGGTCGCTACTATAAGCCGGGAGAGTTTCCCCTTCCTGATGATCAAACTACAGCCAACCTCTACCGACAGGCGCAAAAATGCCTGACTTCCCGGTTTAAACATTATGAGATTTCCAATTATGCGCGACCTGGGTTTGAATGTCGCCATAATTTGGTTTATTGGCACAATCAACCTTACTATGGCTTTGGTATGGGGGCGGCGAGTTATGTGGGGGGCTATCGACTGACCAGACCGAGAACCCGCGATCGCTATTATCAGTGGCTACAGTCCTCCGGGGGGGTGAGCGAAAGTTTGCAGGTTTTTCATAGTGCTGATCTTGCACCCGCCCCAACAGAGGCGATCGCGATTATTTTAGGATCGGATATACTCTTAGAAACCCTGATGCTGGGACTACGGTTAGCTAGTGGTGTGGATCTGGTGAGGCTGCAACAGCAATTTGGCCAAGAGGCTGTAAGTCAAATTACTGATATTCTCAAACCATTAGGCGATCGGGGTTGGGTGGAAGTAGTTTCTACTCAGGAAGAACCCGACCAGCCAGCGACCCCTCACCTACGACTGACAGACCCGGAGGGGTTTTTATTCTCCAATACCATTTTAGCCGAGCTTTTTGGCCACTTGCAGCTTTCCGAGACTTCCACGGCGATCGGGACAAGTGCAGTCTGA
- a CDS encoding DUF1830 domain-containing protein, which yields MMSNLYQLNNHQTSKQLCCYYNDSPKVEIARISNIDNWYLEHIVFPGERFLFESPSDAELEIYHAGKGKPILMQKLLCLHLIVDEGEDLKFAS from the coding sequence ATGATGTCAAACTTATATCAATTGAATAACCATCAGACGAGTAAACAACTTTGTTGCTACTATAACGATAGCCCAAAAGTCGAGATTGCTCGGATTTCTAATATTGATAACTGGTATTTAGAGCATATTGTTTTCCCCGGAGAAAGATTTTTATTTGAATCGCCATCAGATGCGGAATTGGAAATTTATCATGCGGGTAAAGGCAAGCCTATTTTGATGCAAAAACTTTTATGTTTGCATTTGATTGTAGACGAAGGCGAAGACCTTAAATTTGCCAGCTAG
- a CDS encoding CP12 domain-containing protein gives MMLKAKDIMTTDVVTIRGSATVAEAVKQMNDLCLRALIVQRRHEQDAYGIVTETDVIYKVTAYGKDPKKMRVYEIMTKPCISINPDLGVEYVARLFAQTGIRRAPVIQEELLGIVSITDILSKGDFVEKPKSIVLADRIEQAIEDARATCAEKGATSRECAAAWDIVEELQAEAAHQRSERIEKTAFEVYCEENPEAVEARVYDN, from the coding sequence ATGATGCTAAAAGCTAAAGATATTATGACGACCGATGTAGTGACGATTCGGGGGTCGGCTACGGTAGCAGAAGCGGTGAAACAAATGAATGATCTGTGTTTGCGGGCGCTGATTGTTCAACGTCGCCACGAACAGGATGCTTATGGCATTGTGACGGAGACGGATGTGATTTACAAGGTGACGGCTTACGGTAAAGATCCGAAAAAGATGCGGGTTTATGAGATTATGACTAAGCCCTGTATCTCTATTAACCCTGATTTGGGGGTGGAATATGTGGCGCGGTTATTTGCTCAGACTGGTATTCGCCGCGCTCCGGTGATTCAAGAAGAACTGTTGGGGATTGTTTCTATAACTGATATCCTGAGTAAGGGTGACTTTGTAGAGAAGCCTAAGAGTATTGTCCTGGCCGATCGCATAGAACAGGCGATCGAAGACGCTAGGGCTACCTGTGCGGAAAAAGGTGCTACTTCCCGTGAATGTGCGGCGGCTTGGGATATTGTTGAGGAACTTCAGGCTGAAGCGGCACATCAAAGATCAGAACGGATTGAAAAAACTGCTTTTGAGGTTTACTGCGAGGAAAATCCAGAAGCTGTTGAAGCTAGGGTCTACGACAACTAA
- a CDS encoding pentapeptide repeat-containing protein, which translates to MDIKELLSRYKVGDRDFRKANLIGAKLFRCNLQGINLGGASLAGADLSRAFLEDANLFNAFLYRSNLTFAHLGRAILTNADLTKADLGGAFLVHSDLSGVKLSGAILQGVNLRSANLTGVNLCGANLSGVNLRSANLTEANLSWANLSHGRLSCSVLTKARLTSANLSYCHLVDVDLGGMDLNGVDLSEANLRGVNLQKADLTAVNLRSANLTGANLEGAILHGTNLTDVILWGSNLADAVLMRANLEGGNLVRSNLTGANLNLARLGGADLSYANLRNAYLWKADLTGANLSGANLRGANFRGAILDGVSWTDAILMGAVMPDGCIHE; encoded by the coding sequence GTGGATATTAAGGAGTTATTAAGTCGCTATAAGGTGGGCGATCGCGACTTTAGGAAGGCTAATCTAATTGGTGCGAAATTATTTCGCTGTAATCTTCAAGGAATTAACCTAGGGGGGGCTTCCCTAGCTGGGGCGGATTTGAGTAGGGCGTTTTTAGAAGATGCTAATTTGTTTAATGCGTTCCTATATAGGAGTAATTTAACTTTTGCTCATTTGGGACGGGCTATATTGACCAATGCTGATTTGACTAAGGCTGACCTGGGGGGTGCGTTTTTGGTGCATTCTGACCTCAGTGGGGTGAAGTTGAGTGGTGCGATTTTGCAAGGGGTTAATCTTAGGTCGGCTAATTTGACCGGGGTTAATCTATGTGGGGCGAATTTGAGCGGGGTTAATCTTAGGTCGGCTAATTTGACTGAGGCGAATTTGAGTTGGGCTAATCTCAGTCATGGGAGGTTAAGCTGTTCGGTTTTAACTAAGGCTCGTCTCACCAGTGCTAATCTGAGTTATTGTCATTTGGTAGATGTGGATTTAGGGGGGATGGACCTGAATGGGGTAGATCTGTCTGAGGCTAATCTGCGGGGGGTTAACTTACAAAAGGCTGATTTGACTGCTGTTAATCTGAGGTCGGCGAATTTGACGGGGGCTAATCTGGAGGGTGCTATTCTCCACGGCACAAATTTAACTGACGTGATTCTGTGGGGGAGTAATCTGGCTGATGCTGTGCTGATGCGGGCTAATCTGGAAGGTGGTAATTTGGTACGGAGTAATTTGACGGGGGCTAATCTTAACCTGGCTCGTCTTGGCGGGGCTGATCTTAGCTATGCTAATCTGCGGAATGCTTATCTGTGGAAAGCGGACTTAACTGGGGCTAATTTATCTGGGGCGAATCTGCGGGGTGCCAATTTTCGGGGGGCGATTCTTGACGGTGTGAGTTGGACTGATGCTATATTGATGGGGGCGGTGATGCCAGATGGCTGTATTCACGAGTGA
- a CDS encoding MFS transporter, giving the protein MNDTPELNDRRQIFGWIMYDWANSAYVTTVVVAVLPAYFAAVVVPPGGVTIAGINYSATALWGFVSSLAAFLVFMVAPIMGAISDFSASKKKFLIICAYTGCLAASLLFFSGKGDVWLTLILFIIAQIGFVGGNIFYDAFLPHIASEDKMDWVSGQGFAWGYIGGGLQLALSLALIAGHETIGISAELAARLAILMAAVWWGGFSLITFFNLKEAQTFEEIPPEYQHLPPWRAYIKVGIVRTIVTVRKVRLFKHLLRFLIAYMIYNNGIQTVITMATIYGAEELGFSPNVLMITLLVIQFVSFFGALGFSKLAEFTTSKTALMISLVGWSIVVIYAYFMDSPTEYFILGGIVGLVLGGSQSLSRSFYGSIIPPWAAAEFYGFYSVFNKGSAIFGPLLFAVILQVTGTARNSILALIVFFIVGLVGLYFVDVEQAKQARNIQHLE; this is encoded by the coding sequence ATGAATGATACCCCAGAACTCAACGATCGCCGCCAGATTTTCGGTTGGATCATGTATGACTGGGCTAATTCTGCCTATGTCACCACCGTTGTGGTAGCCGTTCTCCCTGCTTACTTTGCGGCCGTCGTCGTCCCCCCCGGCGGAGTCACCATAGCCGGAATTAACTATAGCGCGACCGCCTTATGGGGATTTGTCAGCAGTTTGGCTGCCTTCTTAGTGTTTATGGTAGCCCCTATTATGGGGGCAATTTCCGACTTTTCCGCATCCAAAAAGAAATTTTTAATAATTTGTGCTTACACAGGCTGCCTAGCCGCTAGTCTATTGTTTTTTTCTGGCAAAGGAGACGTCTGGCTAACGCTCATTCTCTTTATTATAGCCCAGATTGGCTTTGTTGGGGGCAATATCTTCTATGATGCCTTCCTCCCCCATATTGCATCAGAAGACAAAATGGACTGGGTTTCTGGTCAAGGTTTTGCTTGGGGATATATAGGCGGTGGCTTGCAATTAGCCTTATCTTTAGCTTTGATTGCTGGACATGAGACGATTGGTATTTCCGCCGAATTAGCAGCCAGACTCGCCATTTTAATGGCAGCAGTTTGGTGGGGTGGTTTTTCGTTGATCACGTTTTTTAACCTGAAAGAAGCCCAAACCTTTGAGGAAATTCCCCCGGAATATCAACATTTACCACCCTGGCGCGCTTATATCAAAGTCGGAATTGTCCGAACCATTGTCACCGTCAGGAAGGTGCGTTTATTTAAGCATTTGCTAAGGTTTCTGATTGCTTACATGATTTATAACAATGGCATCCAGACTGTGATTACTATGGCTACTATCTACGGGGCGGAGGAGTTGGGTTTTTCCCCAAATGTTCTCATGATTACCCTATTGGTAATCCAGTTTGTCAGCTTTTTCGGGGCTTTGGGCTTTAGTAAACTCGCCGAATTCACTACCTCGAAAACAGCGTTAATGATTTCGTTGGTGGGATGGTCTATTGTAGTTATCTATGCTTATTTTATGGACAGCCCCACTGAGTATTTTATCTTGGGGGGAATTGTCGGATTGGTTTTGGGCGGGTCCCAGTCCCTCAGTCGTTCCTTCTATGGGTCGATCATTCCACCTTGGGCGGCGGCTGAATTTTATGGGTTTTACTCAGTTTTTAACAAAGGTTCGGCGATTTTCGGACCTTTACTATTTGCTGTAATCCTCCAGGTGACGGGAACAGCACGCAATTCTATTCTGGCATTAATTGTGTTTTTTATAGTTGGTTTAGTCGGTCTATATTTCGTAGATGTTGAACAGGCTAAACAAGCTAGAAATATTCAGCATTTAGAATAG